A portion of the Macadamia integrifolia cultivar HAES 741 unplaced genomic scaffold, SCU_Mint_v3 scaffold1082, whole genome shotgun sequence genome contains these proteins:
- the LOC122062669 gene encoding BAHD acyltransferase DCR-like: MAVNCRHRVEPRVDPYYFGNAIQSIPTVASAGEILSHDLRWCAALLHRNVVEFDDATVRHRVEDWEKNPGCFPLGNFDGGMITMGSSPRFPMYDNDFGWGRPMAVRSGRANKFDGKISAFPGREGGGSVDLEVCLAPETMAGLESDMEFMQYVS, from the coding sequence ATGGCTGTGAACTGTCGTCATCGGGTGGAGCCACGTGTTGATCCGTACTACTTCGGTAATGCAATCCAGAGCATCCCGACCGTTGCTTCAGCAGGGGAGATATTATCGCATGATTTACGATGGTGCGCCGCTTTGCTACACCGAAATGTGGTGGAATTTGACGATGCTACTGTGCGCCATAGAGTGGAGGATTGGGAGAAGAACCCAGGGTGTTTCCCGTTGGGGAACTTCGATGGTGGAATGATCACTATGGGAAGCTCTCCTAGATTCCCTATGTACGATAATGATTTCGGGTGGGGCCGGCCGATGGCAGTTCGAAGCGGTCGAGCCAATAAATTCGATGGGAAGATCTCTGCGTTCCCTGGGAGGGAAGGTGGGGGAAGTGTAGATCTTGAAGTGTGTTTGGCACCTGAAACTATGGCTGGGTTGGAGAGTGATATGGAATTCATGCAATACGTATCGTGA